In Eubalaena glacialis isolate mEubGla1 chromosome 12, mEubGla1.1.hap2.+ XY, whole genome shotgun sequence, a single window of DNA contains:
- the ARG1 gene encoding arginase-1 isoform X2 — protein MSSKPKSIGIIGAPFSKGQPRGGVEEGPTVLRKAGLLEKLKELECDVKDYGALTFADVPNDSPFQMVKNPRSVGKASEQLADVVAEIKRNGRTSLVLGGDHSYILKILGIKYFSMTEVDKLGIGKVMEEAFSYLLGRKKRPIHLSFDVDGLDPSFTPATGTPVQGGLSYREGLYITEEIYKTGLLSGLDIMEVNPSLGKTPEEVTRTVNTAVALTLACFGVAREGNHKPTDYLNLPK, from the exons ATGAGTTCCAAGCCAAAATCCATAGGGATCATCGGAGCTCCTTTCTCAAAGGGCCAG CCACGAGGAGGGGTGGAAGAAGGCCCTACAGTATTGAGGAAGGCTGGTCTGCTTGAGAAACTTAAAGAActag aGTGTGATGTGAAAGATTATGGGGCCCTGACCTTTGCTGATGTCCCTAATGACAGTCCCTTTCAAATGGTGAAGAATCCAAGGTCTGTGGGAAAAGCAAGTGAACAGCTGGCTGATGTGGTGGCAGAAATCAAGAGGAACGGAAGGACCAGCCTTGTACTGGGCGGAGACCACAG CTACATTTTGAAAATTCTGGGAATTAAATACTTTTCAATGACTGAAGTGGATAAACTGGGAATTGGCAAGGTGATGGAAGAAGCATTCAGCTATCTACTAGGAAG aaagaaaaggccaaTTCATTTGAGCTTTGATGTGGATGGACTGGACCCGTCTTTCACACCAGCTACTGGCACACCAGTCCAGGGAGGTCTGTCTTACAGAGAAGGTCTCTACATCACAGAAGAAATTTACAAAACAG GGCTACTGTCAGGATTAGATATAATGGAAGTGAATCCATCTCTGGGGAAGACACCAGAAGAAGTAACTCGGACAGTGAACACAGCAGTAGCATTAACCTTGGCTTGTTTTGGAGTTGCTCGGGAGGGTAACCATAAGCCTACTGATTACCTTAACCTGCCTAAGTAA
- the ARG1 gene encoding arginase-1 isoform X1, translated as MSSKPKSIGIIGAPFSKGQPRGGVEEGPTVLRKAGLLEKLKELECDVKDYGALTFADVPNDSPFQMVKNPRSVGKASEQLADVVAEIKRNGRTSLVLGGDHSLAIGSISGHARVHPDLCVIWVDAHTDINTPLTTTTGNLHGQPVSFLLKELKGKMPDVPGFSWVTPCLSAKDIVYIGLRDVDPGEHYILKILGIKYFSMTEVDKLGIGKVMEEAFSYLLGRKKRPIHLSFDVDGLDPSFTPATGTPVQGGLSYREGLYITEEIYKTGLLSGLDIMEVNPSLGKTPEEVTRTVNTAVALTLACFGVAREGNHKPTDYLNLPK; from the exons ATGAGTTCCAAGCCAAAATCCATAGGGATCATCGGAGCTCCTTTCTCAAAGGGCCAG CCACGAGGAGGGGTGGAAGAAGGCCCTACAGTATTGAGGAAGGCTGGTCTGCTTGAGAAACTTAAAGAActag aGTGTGATGTGAAAGATTATGGGGCCCTGACCTTTGCTGATGTCCCTAATGACAGTCCCTTTCAAATGGTGAAGAATCCAAGGTCTGTGGGAAAAGCAAGTGAACAGCTGGCTGATGTGGTGGCAGAAATCAAGAGGAACGGAAGGACCAGCCTTGTACTGGGCGGAGACCACAG TCTGGCAATTGGCAGCATCTCTGGCCATGCCAGGGTCCACCCAGATCTCTGTGTCATTTGGGTGGATGCTCACACCGACATCAACACTCCACTGACAACCACAACTGGGAACTTACATGGACAACCTGTATCTTTCCTCCTGAAGGAACTAAAGGGAAAG ATGCCCGATGTCCCAGGATTCTCCTGGGTGACTCCCTGCCTATCTGCCAAAGATATTGTGTATATCGGCCTGAGAGACGTGGACCCTGGGGAACA CTACATTTTGAAAATTCTGGGAATTAAATACTTTTCAATGACTGAAGTGGATAAACTGGGAATTGGCAAGGTGATGGAAGAAGCATTCAGCTATCTACTAGGAAG aaagaaaaggccaaTTCATTTGAGCTTTGATGTGGATGGACTGGACCCGTCTTTCACACCAGCTACTGGCACACCAGTCCAGGGAGGTCTGTCTTACAGAGAAGGTCTCTACATCACAGAAGAAATTTACAAAACAG GGCTACTGTCAGGATTAGATATAATGGAAGTGAATCCATCTCTGGGGAAGACACCAGAAGAAGTAACTCGGACAGTGAACACAGCAGTAGCATTAACCTTGGCTTGTTTTGGAGTTGCTCGGGAGGGTAACCATAAGCCTACTGATTACCTTAACCTGCCTAAGTAA